The Chlorocebus sabaeus isolate Y175 chromosome 6, mChlSab1.0.hap1, whole genome shotgun sequence genome has a segment encoding these proteins:
- the LOC103234682 gene encoding galectin-10-like, which yields MSLLPVPHTESVSLSTGSTVTIKGKPVVCFFNEPHLQVDFHTEMKDDSDIAFHFQVYFGNRAVMNSREFRTWKEEVVSKNMPFQDGQEFELKILVLEDKYQVMVNGQAYYTFHHRVPVSSVKMVQVWRDIYLTTFKVSN from the exons ATGTCACTGCTACCC GTGCCACACACAGAGTCTGTGTCCTTGTCTACTGGATCTACAGTGACAATCAAAGGGAAACCGGTTGTCTGTTTCTT CAACGAACCACATCTGCAGGTGGATTTCCACACCGAGATGAAGGACGACTCAGACATTGCCTTCCATTTCCAAGTGTACTTTGGCAATCGTGCGGTCATGAACAGCCGTGAGTTTAGGACCTGGAAGGAGGAGGTGGTATCCAAGAATATGCCCTTTCAGGATGGCCAAGAATTTGAACTGAAAATCTTGGTCCTGGAAGATAAGTACCAG GTAATGGTCAATGGCCAAGCCTATTACACCTTTCACCATCGAGTCCCGGTCAGTTCTGTGAAGATGGTGCAAGTGTGGAGAGATATCTACCTGACCACATTTAAGGTCAGCAATTGA